A genome region from Glycine max cultivar Williams 82 chromosome 5, Glycine_max_v4.0, whole genome shotgun sequence includes the following:
- the SOYCTA gene encoding putative cadmium-transporting ATPase isoform X1: MNSSSNLKMEAISYSIPSTKLHSSLHIYTGVTRIRSSNLLLRPPPISIKPLYSPNFLILHRHRLRCVAESSNNHHHNHHHDHDHGHNHHHHHHHHHSHGIHGADLTGPQKAVIAFAKATRWMDLADILREHLHLCCFSTALFVAAAICPHTLPKPLIKPLQNSLIFVAFPLVGVSASLDALLEISSGKVNIHVLMAMAAFASIFMGNSLEGGLLLAMFNLAHIAEEYFTSRSMVDVRELKENNPDFALVLDTNDDKLPNTFDLAYKRVPVHDVTVGSYILVGAGESVPVDCEVFQGSATITTEHLTGEVKPLEAKVGDRIPGGARNLDGRIIVEVTKTWKESTLSRIVQLTEEAQSNKPKLQRWLDEFGERYSKVVVVLSIAIAVIGPFLFKWPFISTSACRGSIYRALGLMVAASPCALAVAPLAYAIAISSCARKGILLKGGHVLDALATCHTVAFDKTGTLTTGGLVFKAIEPIYGHHVRNNKSNVPSCCIPTCEKEALAVAAAMEKGTTHPIGRAVVDHSEGKDLPSISVESFEYFPGRGLTATVNSIESGTGGAKLLKASLGSIDFITSFCQSEVESEKIKEAVNTSSYGSEYVHAALSVNQKVTLIHLEDRPRPGVSNVIQELQDEAKFRVMMLTGDHESSARRVASAVGINEFHCNLKPEDKLSHVKDISRDMGGGLIMVGEGINDAPALAAATVGIVLAHRASATAIAVADVLLLRENISAVPFCIAKSRQTTSLIKQNVALALTSIVMASLPSVLGFLPLWLTVLLHEGGTLLVCLNSVRALNEPSWSWKHDISHLISEIKSRLLSLKTNITGSNSIMTANL, from the exons ATGAACTCAAGCTCCAATCTCAAAATGGAAGCAATTTCTTATTCAATCCCCTCCACCAAATTGCACTCCTCTCTTCATATTTACACGGGCGTTACACGAATTCGATCCTCTAACCTCCTTCTTCGCCCTCCCCCTATTTCAATTAAACCTCTATATTCCCCCAATTTTCTCATTCTCCATCGCCACAGACTTCGCTGCGTCGCAGAATCCTCCAATAATCACCACCACAATCATCATCACGACCATGACCACGGTCAcaaccaccaccatcaccatcaccatcaccacTCACACGGCATCCACGGCGCTGATCTCACCGGCCCTCAAAAAGCTGTCATCGCGTTCGCGAAAGCCACCAGATGGATGGACCTGGCAGACATCCTGAGGGAGCACCTGCATCTATGCTGCTTCTCCACCGCTCTATTCGTAGCCGCCGCAATTTGCCCTCACACCTTGCCTAAGCCACTTATCAAGCCTCTTCAAAACTCTCTCATCTTCGTCGCCTTTCCTCTGGTTGGG GTTTCTGCATCACTTGACGCTCTCCTTGAAATCAGCAGTGGAAAGGTGAACATCCATGTGCTAATGGCAATGGCAGCCTTTGCGTCGATATTCATGGGAAACTCTTTGGAAGGAGGCTTGCTTCTTGCCATGTTTAACCTCGCGCATATCG CCGAAGAGTATTTCACCAGCCGGTCGATGGTTGATGTTAGGGAATTGAAGGAAAATAATCCAGATTTCGCCCTTGTTCTGGATACCAATGATGATAAACTCCCCAATACGTTTGACTTGGCGTACAAGAGGGTTCCCGTGCATGATGTAACTGTAGGATCATATATTCTGGTTGGCGCTGGTGAG TCTGTGCCAGTAGATTGTGAAGTATTCCAAGGAAGTGCCACAATTACCACCGAGCACTTGACAGGGGAAGTCAAACCTTTGGAAGCCAAAGTTGGAGATAGAATTCCTGGTGGTGCAAGGAACTTAGATGGGAGGATAATCGTGGAG GTAACCAAAACTTGGAAGGAATCAACTCTCAGCAGAATTGTTCAGTTGACTGAAGAAGCACAGTCAAATAAACCTAAACTTCAAAGGTGGCTTGATGAATTTGGTGAACGCTATAGCAAAGTTGTTGTGGTGTTATCAATTGCTATTGCTGTTATTGGGCCATTTTTATTTAAGTGGCCATTCATTAGTACATCTG CTTGCAGAGGTTCAATTTACAGAGCCTTAGGGCTTATGGTGGCAGCATCCCCTTGTGCCTTGGCTGTGGCCCCATTGGCATATGCTATAGCAATCAGCTCCTGTGCCAGAAAG GGGATATTACTCAAAGGTGGGCATGTTCTGGATGCTCTAGCTACTTGTCATACTGTTGCCTTTGACAAAACAGGGACATTGACAACTGGTGGACTCGTATTCAAGGCAATTGAGCCCATTTATGGTCATCATGTTAGAAACAATAAATCAAATGTTCCTTCCTGTTGCATTCCCACCTGTGAAAAAGAAGCTCTTGCTGTTGCTGCAGCTATGGAAAAGGGTACTACTCACCCTATTGGAAG GGCTGTGGTTGACCATAGTGAAGGCAAAGACCTCCCATCTATTTCTGTTGAAAGTTTCGAATACTTTCCTGGTAGAGGCCTTACTGCTACTGTTAACAGCATTGAG tCAGGAACTGGAGGTGCTAAACTATTGAAAGCATCACTTGGATCTATAGATTTCATCACCTCTTTTTGTCAATCTGAAGTCGAGTCAGAAAAGATCAAGGAAGCTGTTAATACATCTTCTTATGGAAGTGAATATGTTCATGCTGCCCTTTCAGTTAATCAGAAG GTAACATTGATTCATCTAGAGGATAGGCCTCGTCCTGGGGTTTCTAATGTTATTCAAGAATTGCAAGATGAAGCAAAGTTTCGTGTGATGATGTTAACTGGTGATCATGAGTCTAGTGCAAGGAGAGTTGCAAGTGCTGTGGGCATCAATGAGTTTCATTGCAACCTGAAGCCTGAAGACAAGCTGAGTCATGTAAAGGATATCTCAAGAGATATGG GGGGAGGCTTAATTATGGTTGGTGAAGGCATCAATGATGCCCCAGCACTAGCTGCTGCAACTGTTGGGATAGTTCTTGCTCACCGTGCTAGTGCAACTGCCATAGCTGTTGCAGATGTATTGTTGCTTAGAGAAAACATTTCTGCAGTGCCATTTTGTATTGCCAAGTCTCGTCAAACAACTTCACTG ATTAAACAAAATGTGGCTTTAGCATTGACGTCCATTGTCATGGCTTCCCTTCCATCAGTTTTGGGATTTCTGCCATTGTGGTTAACG GTTCTTTTACATGAAGGTGGAACCTTGCTTGTCTGTCTTAATTCTGTACGTGCTCTGAATGAACCATCTTGGTCCTGGAAGCATGATATATCACATTTGATTAGCGAGATTAAATCTAGACTCCTCTCTCTCAAGACAAATATCACGGGCTCAAACAGTATCATGACGGCGAATTTGTAA
- the SOYCTA gene encoding putative cadmium-transporting ATPase, translating to MEKGTTHPIGRAVVDHSEGKDLPSISVESFEYFPGRGLTATVNSIESGTGGAKLLKASLGSIDFITSFCQSEVESEKIKEAVNTSSYGSEYVHAALSVNQKVTLIHLEDRPRPGVSNVIQELQDEAKFRVMMLTGDHESSARRVASAVGINEFHCNLKPEDKLSHVKDISRDMGGGLIMVGEGINDAPALAAATVGIVLAHRASATAIAVADVLLLRENISAVPFCIAKSRQTTSLIKQNVALALTSIVMASLPSVLGFLPLWLTVLLHEGGTLLVCLNSVRALNEPSWSWKHDISHLISEIKSRLLSLKTNITGSNSIMTANL from the exons ATGGAAAAGGGTACTACTCACCCTATTGGAAG GGCTGTGGTTGACCATAGTGAAGGCAAAGACCTCCCATCTATTTCTGTTGAAAGTTTCGAATACTTTCCTGGTAGAGGCCTTACTGCTACTGTTAACAGCATTGAG tCAGGAACTGGAGGTGCTAAACTATTGAAAGCATCACTTGGATCTATAGATTTCATCACCTCTTTTTGTCAATCTGAAGTCGAGTCAGAAAAGATCAAGGAAGCTGTTAATACATCTTCTTATGGAAGTGAATATGTTCATGCTGCCCTTTCAGTTAATCAGAAG GTAACATTGATTCATCTAGAGGATAGGCCTCGTCCTGGGGTTTCTAATGTTATTCAAGAATTGCAAGATGAAGCAAAGTTTCGTGTGATGATGTTAACTGGTGATCATGAGTCTAGTGCAAGGAGAGTTGCAAGTGCTGTGGGCATCAATGAGTTTCATTGCAACCTGAAGCCTGAAGACAAGCTGAGTCATGTAAAGGATATCTCAAGAGATATGG GGGGAGGCTTAATTATGGTTGGTGAAGGCATCAATGATGCCCCAGCACTAGCTGCTGCAACTGTTGGGATAGTTCTTGCTCACCGTGCTAGTGCAACTGCCATAGCTGTTGCAGATGTATTGTTGCTTAGAGAAAACATTTCTGCAGTGCCATTTTGTATTGCCAAGTCTCGTCAAACAACTTCACTG ATTAAACAAAATGTGGCTTTAGCATTGACGTCCATTGTCATGGCTTCCCTTCCATCAGTTTTGGGATTTCTGCCATTGTGGTTAACG GTTCTTTTACATGAAGGTGGAACCTTGCTTGTCTGTCTTAATTCTGTACGTGCTCTGAATGAACCATCTTGGTCCTGGAAGCATGATATATCACATTTGATTAGCGAGATTAAATCTAGACTCCTCTCTCTCAAGACAAATATCACGGGCTCAAACAGTATCATGACGGCGAATTTGTAA
- the LOC100808266 gene encoding protein MRG1 has translation MGNSSKDNDSATSADASAGDVQPSNSAVYSEGEKVLAYHGPRIYEAKVQKAEIRKSEWKYFVHYLGWSKNWDEWVGEERLMKHTEENVMKQQALDKKQNVDKNVKSGRSSQGKAKSSTDAKMDKEDVKNNVSKGKKRKHDAGVEKGSGTVEKLVKIQIPATLKKQLVDDWDSVTQQDKLVKLPRSPTVDEILTKYLEYKSKKDGIAPDSIGEILKGIRCYFDKALPMMLLYKKERKQYNDAIVDNVSPSTIYGAEHLLRLFVKLPELLAYVTIEEETLNRLQQKLLDFLKFLQKNQSTFFLSAYDGTKVSEGKGKGKDE, from the exons ATGGGAAATTCATCCAAGGACAACGACTCCGCCACCTCCGCCGACGCCTCCGCCGGCGACGTTCAGCCCTCCAATTCCGCCGTCTACTCCGAGGGCGAGAAAGTCCTCGCCTACCACGGCCCTCGCATCTACGAAGCAAAG GTGCAAAAAGCCGAGATCAGAAAGAGTGAATGGAAATATTTTGTTCACTACCTT GGCTGGAGTAAAAA TTGGGACGAATGGGTAGGTGAGGAACGTTTGATGAAACATACTGAAGAGAATGTAATGAAACAACAGGCCCTAGACAAAAAGCAAAATGTAGACAAGAATGTTAAGTCTGGGCGTTCATCTCAAGGAAAGGCCAAAAGTTCTACCG ATGCCAAAATGGATAAAGAGGATGTCAAGAATAATG TGTCAAAAGGGAAGAAACGAAAGCATGATGCGGGAGTTGAG aagGGCAGCGGGACTGTTGAAAAGCTTGTCAAGATTCAAATTCCTGCAACATTAAAGAAACAACTTGTTGATGATTGGGACTCTGTTACTCAGCAAGATAAG CTTGTAAAACTTCCCCGTTCACCAACTGTTGATGAAATTCTGACAAAGTACCTTGAATACAAATCAAAGAAGGATGGCAT TGCTCCTGATTCAATAGGAGAAATTTTGAAAGGAATAAGGTGTTATTTTGATAAAGCATTGCCTATGATGCTCTTGTACAAAAAAGAACGCAAGCAATATAATGATGCAATTGTGGATAATGTGTCTCCATCAACCATATATGGTGCTGAACATTTATTACGCCTCTTTG TTAAGTTACCTGAGCTTTTGGCATATGTTACTATTGAGGAAGAAACATTGAATCGCTTGCAGCAGAAATTACTTGACTTTCTCAA GTTTTTGCAGAAAAATCAAAGTACCTTCTTTCTTTCAGCATATGATGGCACCAAAGTCTCTGAAGGAAAAGGTAAGGGGAAGGATGAATGA